The genomic region GCTGTCATCGACGTCCACCTCAGGGGATCCTGGCTCGGGTGCAAGTCGGTGGTTCCGGCCATGCGCACCGGTGGCGGCGGAAGCATCGTCAACATCTCGTCGTCGAACCGGCACGGGGCCTTCGGCCAAACGAACTACTCCGCTGCGAAGGCCGGAGTCGTCGGGCTGACCAACGCAGTCGCCGTCGAGCAAGCAAAGTACGGAATCCGTTGCAACGCAGTCGCTCCTGGTGCGATCAACACCCCGATGATCGGTGATGTACCTGAGCACGTCAAAGCGCGATGGATGGAATCCATCGCGCTTGGACGCCTGGGCGAACCGTCAGAGATCGCATCGGCGATCACATTCCTACTGTCCGACGCGGCCTCCTACGTCACCGCCGCGCTTCTCGACGTGACTGGCGGCGAACAGCATCTCTAACGGTCCCCCGAATGACTATCCGATTACGAGACGAGGATTCCCATATGCCTGATGCGGTCATAGTTTCCGCTACCCGTTCACCGATCGGCCGTGCAGTGAAAGGGTCGCTGAGAGACATCCGGCCCGACGATCTCACCGCACAGATCGTGAAGGCCGCCCTCGACAGAATCCCCGCGCTCGACCCACGCGACATCGACGACCTGATGCTGGGCTGCGGGAACCCCGGTGGAGAACAGGGGTTCAATATCGGTCGCAACGTGGCGATTCAACTGGGATACGACTTCCTGCCCGGCACCACGATTACCCGCTATTGCGCATCGTCACTCCAGACGACGCGAATGGCAATGAACGCCATCGTGGCGGGAGACGGCGAGGTGTTCATCTCTGCCGGCGTCGAGACGATATCGAGGTACTTCAAAGGTGAATCGGACTCGCTGCCAGACACCCAGAATCCACTATTCGACACCGCGCAGGAGCGGAGCAGGAGACTTGCGGAAGGCGGCGAACGCTGGACCGACCCCCGAGAGGCTGGCCGCCTTCCCGACCCCTACATCGACATGGGGCAGACTGCCGAGAACGTCGCTCAGATCACCGGGATCACACGTGAGGACCAGGACCAGTGGGCGGTTCGCTCCCAGAATCTTGCTGAATCAGCCACAGCGCAAGGCTTTTTCGATCGCGAAATCAGCCCGGTGACACTTCCGGACGGAACCCTTGTCCGCACTGACGACTCCCCACGTCACGGCACCACCTACGAGGCGGTCAGTCGCCTCAAACCAGTGTTCAGACCCGACGGCACCGTGACCGCCGGGAATGCCTGCCCGCTCAACGATGGCGCCGCGGCCCTGGTCGTGATGTCCGACGCCAAGGCCAGGGAACTCGGACTCACGCCGCTGGCGCGCATCGTGGCCACCGGCGTCTCTGGACTGTCTCCGGAGATTATGGGGCTCGGCCCGATCGAGTCCACTAGGCGGGCATTGACGCGCGCCGGGATGACGGTGGCTGACATCGACCTGTTCGAGATTAATGAGGCCTTCGCCGTTCAGGTTTTGGCATCCGCTCGGGAGCTCACGATCGACGAGGACAAGCTGAACGTCTCCGGCGGCGCTATCGCGCTCGGGCATCCGTTCGGCATGACAGGCGCGCGAATCACGGCAACGCTCATCAACAATCTGCAAACCCACGACGGGCAATTCGGAGTCGAGACGATGTGCGTCGGCGGCGGACAGGGCATGGCAATGATCATCGAGCGACTCAGCTGACCGCAGCGCGATATGCGAAAACGCCTGAGCAACAGAACACAGAAGACCTATTGGAGATGAACATGCAGCCCAACGCAAGCGCACTGCAGGGACTGAAGGTCCTTGAAGTCGGTAATTACATCGCCGGCCCGTACTGCGGCACCCTGTTGGCCGACCTCGGCGCAACGGTCACCAAGATCGAAGACCCGCACGACGGAGACGTGGTGCGGGGGTTCGCACCAATGAACGAAGCCGTCAGCGAGAGTTCGGCGTTCGTCACACTCAACCGCAACAAGCGCTCGATCGCGCTCGACCTCAAATCCGAACGCGGGCGAGAGATCTTCATGACGCTCGCGCGGCACGCGGACATCGTCATCGAGAACATCCGTCCCGGAGCGATGAAGAGGCTCGGACTCGACTACGAGACTCTGTCAGAGCACAATGCCGGCTTGATCTACCTCTCCGCATCTGGCTGGGGCCAGGACGGACCGCTCTCTGCGAATGCCGGACTCGACATCATGGCGCAGGCTCGCTCGGGACTCATGAGCGTCACTGGCACCCCCGACGGCGACCCGGTCAAGGTGGGTGTGCCGGTCTGCGACATCGGGTGTGCGATGTACGGCGCGATCGCGGTACTTGCCGCCGTCAATCATAGGCACCAGACTGGCGAGGGCCAGCGTATCGATGTCTCATTGTTCGAGTCTGGAGTGTCGTACGCGATCTGGGAGTTCGCCCGGTACAACGCATCTGGAGAAATCCCGATGCGACGCGGATCCGCCCATCAGACCGCTGCCCCCTATCAGGCGATCAGGGCCGCCGATGGCTGGTTCACCCTGGGCGCGGCCACCCCGAAGACCTGGTTGGCGTTCTGCGCGGCATTCGAGTTCGAGTGGATGCTTGATGATGAACGGTTCGCGACCAACACCGCCCGGATGGACAACCGCGTCGAGTTGATCGAGTTGATCGAGGCGCGGACACTGGGCAACACACGGGCCCATTGGCTGCAGATCCTGGATGCGGCCGGCGTCCCCGCTGCGCCTATCAACGACTACAGCCAGGTCTTCTCCGACGAGCACCTGCTGGCGCGGGACTTCTTCTGGGAGTCCGAGCATTCCAGTGGCGGAAAGGTCCTTCAAGTCGGTTCGCCTATGCGTCTGTCGAAGACACCCGCGGTGCGCCACAGCGCAGGCCCTGTATTGGGACAGAACACTGCCGAGGCTTTGGACGAACTGGGCTACAGCCCAGCCGACATTGCCGAACTGTCCGCCAACGGTGTCATCGCGGTTTCTGGCAGCATGCGAAATGACTGACACCCCATCGACTCAGCAACCGGTCCTCACCGCGCGAGAGGGCGCGATACTCAATGTGACCTTCAACCGGCCGGAACGGCTCAATGCCGCGACACCGGAGATGGAGGCCGCCATCGTCCGCGCATGTGACGTCGCGAATTCCGACGAGACGATCCGCATCGTCACATTCTCGGGCGCCACCGGTTCACGAGCGTCGTTCATGGCTGGCGCCGACCTCTCGACGTTCTCGGGTGTCGACTCTGCGGAATCCGTGCAGGAGATCGAGGAACACGCCGAGCATACCCTCGCCGCGATCGAGGGGCTGCGGGTCCCAGCGGTGGCGATACTCGATGGGCCGGTTATCGGCCAGGGTGCCCTCATCGCCTCCTGCTGCGATGTCCTGCTGGCCGGGCCCGATGTCCTATTCGGCTTCCCCATCGCGCGAACGGTGGGAAACTGCCTCGGGATTCGGAACCTCTCGCGGATGACCGATCTCGTCGGCATTCCCGCGACGAAGACAATGATCATGCGCGCCAAGCTGTTCAACTCTGCCGAGCTGGCACAGACCGGTGCCCTCAGCGCAATCGCCGATTCCCATGCGGCTCTTCGGGAAATGGCCCGCACAGTCGCGGAGGAAATGGCCGGCCTGGCACCGCTAACCCTTTCTTACACAAAACTGTCCTTGGCCCGGATGCGCGAACCCGGCGCCACGAATGACGACCTCGTGGTGCAGAGCTACCTGTCCCGCGATGCCGGCGAAGCCGCGGCAGCGTTCCTCGAGAAGCGTCCCGCCCAGTGGCTCGGCCGATAGAAGCATCCCGATCACTGTGACCCACAACTCGAATCCCCAGCGCGACCGAGAGGCACCGTCATGACCACCGTCCAATTAGTCTCTATTGGGATATTGCTCGTCACGCTGGCGGTGGCGACACTCCGAGGCGTGCACATCGGCGCGCTGGCCTTGGCGGTGGCACTCGGCGTCGGTTTGACCCTTGGCGCGGAGTCGACCAAGGAGGTCATGGCCGGCTTTCCCGTGGATCTCATGCTCCTGCTGCTGGGAATCACCTATCTCGTAGCGATCGCACGTGTCAACGGAACGCTCGATCGGCTGGTGGACTGGGCCGTTCGCCGAACTGGAACCAGAAAGGTCCTGCTGCCATGGGTCATGTTCGCCCTTGCGTTGGCCATCGCTGCGCTGGGCAATCCCCTTGCCGCAATGATCGTCATTCCCATCGCAATGCTGCTCGCCGAGCAGAACGGGCGGGATCCAGTCGTCATGGGCCTAGGGGCGATCAACGGGTCTCTTGCCGGCTGTTTCGCTCCGACCAGCCTCTACGGCGTTCTCTCGGTCAACATCGGCGAGATGGCGGGCGTTGAACTCAATCCCTTTGCCCAGTTCGCCTTCGTGTTGGCCGTCGTGGTGGGACTTCAGGTAGGCGCACAGTTCTTGTTCCGCCGCCACCGCACGATTGAACCCGGCGACGCGCCGGCGTCAACCCCTCCGGTTCCAGGACCGACGGACGCCAGCACCCATTCCATCGGCGGATCCGGCAGTGCCCCGGTGGCTGTTCAAACCAGGCTGGACACGGCCCCGGGGACGGTATCCGCTTCCACCGCGGTCCAGCGCGTCACCATGGGGGCCCTCTCGCTTCTCATCGTGGTGGTGGTCCTCGCCCCGGCCCTCGGGTACGCGGTGAACATCGGCGCTGTCGCACTATCCCTCGGGATCGTCATCGCTCTCCTCTTTCCCAAGGAGACGCGTCCGGCCATCGGCGATATCGACTGGTCCACGATTCTGCTCGTCGGAGGGGTCGTCACCTATGTCGGCATCCTTCAGCGAATGGGCGCGGTCGACAGCCTCGGCAACGTCGCGGTGAGCATCCCCTCGGCGCTGGTGGCCGCATTCGCCGTATGCGTGATCGCCGCAGTGATATCGGCGTTCGCCTCGACTACCGCCCTGTTCCCAGCGCTGATTCCGCTCGCGCTGCCGATGGTGGCCACCGGCAATCTCTCCGCAGCCGGTCTGATCATCGCGATTGGGGCCTCTGCGACACTCGTGGATGCCTCGCCGTTCTCGACGTCTGGCGCGATCATGGTCGCCAGCAGCCCGCCCGAGGAGCACACCCGGGTGTTCAAGATGCTGCTGCGCTGGGGGCTGTCGATGGCCGTCATCGGGCCGCTTGTCACGTGCGGCTTGCTGCTGGTCCCCGGATACTTCTGAAACGCCCGGCCTCCGCCAGTGTCAACTGGCCACGATAGAAAGCGCACACAGAGTGACCTCTCCCCTGCTTCGTTCGCTCACTGGAGCGACCGACTCCGACACTGCCGCAGTGACAGTCGGCGGTGTCGGACTGTCCCGCGAGGATCTGATCGGATCCGCGACGGCGTTCGCGGACCGGATCGCGGGCGCTGAGGTGGCCGCGATCGACGCCAAGCCCAACCTGTCGACCATTGTCGCCGTTGTCGCCTGCCTACTCGCCGATGTCGTGGCGGTACCGGTCCCCCCGGATGCCGGCCACCACGAACTGGACCACATCGTGTCCGATTCCGGGGCACGGCTGTGGATCGGCGATGAGACGCCCGCCGTCTCGATCCCGGCGCTGTCGGTGGACGTCGGCGCGCGCTCATCGACCACCTATCCCGAGGCCGATCCGTCGCGGACGGCGCTGATCATCTACACATCCGGGACCACCGGTGCACCGAAAGGCGCTGTGCTGTCCCGCAGTGCCTTGGCGTCGAGCCTGGACGGTCTGGCTGACGCCTGGCAGTGGAGCGAAGACGACACCCTGGTCCATGGCCTTCCGCTCTTTCACGTGCACGGCTTGGTCCTCGGCGTGATCGGAGCACTGCGTATCGGTTCACCGCTCATTCATACGGTCCGGCCCAAACCACAGTCATACGCTGCCGCGAACGGGTCACTGTATTTTGGTGTTCCCACGGTCTGGTCGCGTGTGTGCGCCGATCCGTCCGCAGCGCGCCAGCTCCGCAACGCTCGGTTGCTGATCTCCGGTAGCGCACCGCTGCCCGTTCCGACCTTCACCGAACTCACGGCACTCACCGGATCCGCGCCGATCGAGCGTTACGGCATGACCGAGACCATCATCACTGTGAGTACCCGCCACGACGGTGACCGCCGGCCAGGCTGGGTCGGTGAACCGCTTCGCGGCGTACAGACGAGGCTGCGGGCGGAGTCGGGCGAGTTGGTGCCATCGGATGGTATGACGTTGGGTGAGTTGGAGGTCTCGGGTCCGACGCTATTCGACGAGTACCTGAATGCTCCGCTCAAGACCGAATCAGTGATGACCGAGGACGGTTGGTTCCGTACCGGCGACATCGCGGTCGTCGATCCCGCGGGCTACCACCGCATCGTGGGGCGCGCATCCGTCGACATGATCAAGTCCGGGGGCTACCGAATCGGTGCCGGCGAGGTCGAGCATGCCCTCTTGTCGTTCCCCGGAATTAGGGAGGCAGCGGTGGTGGGTGTGCCCGATGACGACCTCGGCCAGCGCATCGTCGCCTATCTCGTCGGTGACGTCAGGGCAGGCGACGCGATCAGTGACCATGTCGCACAGGTACTTTCGGTTCACAAGCGCCCGCGGGAGATCCGCGTCGTAGACGCGCTGCCGCGCAATGCGATGGGCAAGGTGCAGAAGAAGGTGTTGCTCGAGGGCTTGCTGTAGCGTCCTTCACGAACGGCGGACCGGCGGCCCAGGTTACGCCGTGGCGGTTCGGTTCAGCTGCCAGGTCGCCGCGAGCCATCTGGGCACCAATCCGGGGTCGATGCTGACCAGAGCCAACACCTCCGGATCCAGCATGGCATGCAGCGCAACGCCATCCGAGAGTCCGACCAGGTGCACGGCCAGTTGATCGGGATCGATCTCGGGGAGGGAGCCCGTCGCTTGCGCGTCCACCACCATCCTGCGGACCGTGCGGCGCCAATTCGCGAGATAGCCGGCGACCTCGCGTCGTGTCACGTCGTCCGCGACCGCCTCGGCATAGAAGTAGAGAAAGATGCGATTCAACGCCAGCCGTTCGTCATCGAGCGGTAGGACGCTCTCCAGAACTCGCTGCAGGCGTTGCAGTTCGTCTGCGGCAGGCTCAGATTCGAGTCTCTTCAGGATCTTCCCCTGCAAATGGGCTGCCCGCCGCAGCGCGGCGATCAACAGGTCGTGCTGGTTGCTGAAGTAGTGCGCCAGAAGGCCTGTCGAACAACCCGCTTCCTTCGCGACGTCCTTATTGGTGACCGCCGCGGTGTCACCCCGCGTCGCGATCACGCGCAGAACCGCGTCGGCGAGGTCGGCGCGGCGCTGTTCGTGGTCGACGATCTTCGGCATGGCAACCCCCGGACAGTTGTTTTATGTCGTCCAGTCAGCATACAACGGGCACTTGGTCTATCATCACCACGCCCGATGGCTGCCAGAGGACGGCGCACGGGCGGCGGTAGGGTTGCGCATGACTTCTTCGATGGCGACTCCGGCCATCGCCTCGCGCCTGCTCGACGTGATCGATCAGGACATCCTGCCGCTCACCGAGCGCGGAGTCTCCGAGGGAAACAAGGTGTTCGGCGCGGCGATCCTGCGCAAGTCCGATCTGTCGCTGGTGCTCGCGGGCACCAATGACGAGACCGTGAACCCGCTGCTGCACGGAGAGGTCAACACGCTCAACCAGTTCTACCTACTGCCGGACCGGCCGCCGACCACGGAACTGCTGTTCGTCACCACCCACGAGCCCTGCACGTTGTGCATGTCCGCCATCACCTGGGCCGGGTTCGACAACTTCTACTACTTCTACAGCCACGAGGACTCTCGGGACGCCTTCGCCATCCCGCACGATCTGGTCATCCTCAAGGAACTGTTCGGGCTCGACCCGGGCGGCTATCGCAGAGTCAACGCGTTCTGGACGGCGTACTCGATCACCGCGCTGGCCGACGCCGAACCCGAGCCGCTACGCGGCCAGTTGCGCGCGCACGCGCAGCACATCCGGGAGCGCTACCAGGCGCTGTCGGATCGGTACCAGGAGTCCAAGGGCGAGCACGACATTCCGCTGAGCTGAGCGCGCCGACCGTTCAGCCTTGAGGTCCACCCCACCGACAGATCCATGCCGAGGAGGAAGACGTGCGTGGTCGGACGATCGTTCTGACAGTTCCGGTTACCGCGCTCCTCACCCAGCCCTTGTGGGCGCCTCAATGGGGCGCGGGCGTCCTCGGCGAGTTCGCCGGTTTGGGGATCGTCTGGGGGTCCGCGGCCATCGCCGTCTTCTTCGGTCTGGTCGCGTTGTTCGTCATGAGCCTGCAGCGGTTGCTTGGGGCGATACCCGCGTCGGCCCGCGCGCGCAGCCCGAGGTCGATTTGGCTGATGTGTGCGATCCCGTTCAACTTCGTCGAGGACTTCGAGATCGTGACCGACATCGCGGCCTCACTGCGTGCCGACGGCCGCACCTCGCGGCTGACGGTGACGTAGTGGTGGCGGTTGGGAATCAGTTGGGCCGCGGCGCAGATCGTGTCGCTGCTGCCCGGCGCCGTCGGGCTCATCGGCGGGGCGCTCGCGATCGTGGCATGGATCGCGCATTGGACTCTCACGGCGGTGCTGACGCGGCGGCTTCGCCAAGGTGCGACCGGCGGCTCGATCAGTGCAGCGAACGCGGCCGCGTGAGTGATCGCATCACTCCGCGGAAACCTGATCGAGATGCGCGTACTGGATGCGATCGCCGCCTGCCCGCTTGGACCTGTACATCGCCGCGTCCGCCACATGGAGAAGCCGGTCGACGAACTCCGGATGCTTCATCGCGGTGCCGGGTTCGACGTTCACGCTGCACGTGCCGAGGCTGGCGGTGATCTGGAATGGTGTCGCGGCAATCCCCGCGCGGATGCGTTCGACGGTCTTGGCGTGCTCGGGCGCGGGCTCACTGTCGGCGATGACGAACTCCTCGCCGCCGAGTCGGCCCATGACCGCATCGCCACTGCAGTTCTCCCGTAGGACGGCGCCGACGTCTGCCAGCGCCTCATCACCGACAGCGTGCCCGCGGGTGTCGTTGAGCTTCTTGAACTCGTCGAGGTCGATCATCGTGATGTTGAGCCGGACGCTCGCCGAGCCTTGCTGGGCCACCGCGATCTCGTGGACCGCGTTGTACACCGAGCGCCGGTTGAGCAGACCGGTGAGCGGATCACGATCGGAGTTCCGCAGGTCGATGCGCAAAGTGTGCACCAGCGTGTGGATTCCGAACGGCACTCCAAAATTGATCGCGACGACGGTGAGGACCGATGCGATGGTCAGCGCGGTATCGCCGGTGTCGATGATCAGCTCGCTCGCGGTGATCGTGGCGCAGACCAACGCCAAGACGAAGTTCCCGATGACGTGGGCGATCACGTGGAAATAGGCGAGGAACCCGCCGATCGCCGCGAATATCGTGCATCCCATCAGGCCGGCATAGGGGCTGGACACAACCAGACAGGTCGCGGCCGTACTCGCCGAACAAACGACGTTGTAGACCAAGGACTGTCGACGAGTCGGCCACCGGATCAACCACAGCAACGCGGCGCCGAACACACACACCGCGGCGACGATCGCGATGCTCCTTGTCATGGTGTTGTCCGGTCCCAGGGGGCTGCCGAGCATCATCAGCGGCAACGCGCCTAACAATGCCGTGAACGCGAATGTGGCCAGCCGCCACTGCAACTGCAGCCCGCGGTCGTGCAGATAAACGCTGAACCAGTCGAACTGATCCGCCTGCCGCCACCAGCCCATCACCGCACTGCGTCTCACGAGACTGGCACCCTACCGAGCCGCAGCGCCGCGCGCAGCGCGGCCGCCAGGTCGCCGCGCTCGCCCACCGTGACGTCGTCGCAACCCAGCCACGACGCCATCGAGCGCAGTTCAGCGGCCAATGCCCCCGCCACGTGAGCGCTGTCCTGACCCGGTTCGGTGAAGGCCCCCACGACGTGCAGCGCGCCGCGGGTGCGCTCGGTCTTGAGGTCGACGCGCCCGACCAGCCGACCGTCGAGCAGGAACGGCCACACGTAGTAGCCGAACCGTCGCTTCGCGGCAGGTGTGTAGATCTCGATGCGGTAGTGGAAGTCGAAGAGCCGCTCGACCCTCGGCCGGAAGAAGATCAGCGGGTCGAACGGGCACAGCAGCGCGGTGCCACGGTCCCGCCGCGCGACGGCCTGACCGGCGCGCAGGTAGGCCTGAGCACCCCACCCGTCAACCTCGACGGGCTCCAGTTCGCCCGCCGCCACCAGCGCCGCGATAGCGGGTTTCACCTGCTTGGCCGCCAGGCGGAAGTAGTCGCGGATATCGGCTTCGGTGGCCACGCCCAGTGCGGTCGCCGCCCGCAGCGCGAGCTCACGGACCGCCTCGTGGTCGTCGACCTCACGGTTCACCACTTCGGCGGGCAGCACACGTTCGGTGAGGTCGTAGTGGCGGGCGAAACCCACCCGCGTCGCCGTGGTCAGCACGCCCGATGACCACAGCGCCTCAGCCACCCACTTGGTGTCGCTGCGGTCCCACCAGGGGCCCTTCCTGCCGCGCGGCTCCGTCTCGAGGTGTGCCTCGATCTGACCCGCGGTCGCGGGGCCGAGTTCGGCGACGGCGGTGACGATGTCCTCGGCCAGTCTCGCGTTCTTCTTGACGATCTCAGTGCCCCACCGGCCGTGCTCGTACTCCCGCATGCGCCACCGCAGCAGCGGCCAGTCGTCCACCGACATCAGCGCCGCTTCGTGGGCCCAGTACTCGACGAGCAGCCTCGGTGAGCGCGCGCTGTGGCTCCATGCCGCCCGGTCGAGAACGTCGCGGTCATAGGGGCCGAGCCTGCTGAATATCGGCGCGTAGTGGGCGCGCACCGCCACCGACACCGAGTCGAGCTGGAGCACCTGGATGCGCGAGACGAGCCTGCGCAGGTGGGTTCGCGTGATCGCCCCGGCGGGCTTGGCATCGCCGAAACCCTGCGCAGCGATCGCGGTGCGGCGCGCCGCGTCGGCCGACAGCCTCACCGGCGCGAGTAGCTGCAGAACCGGTATCGAACCCCCGACGCGCTGGTCAGCCAGTCGCCCTGGGTGCCGACCCATTGCTCGTCGAGGACCGGAGCCATAGCGTCGCCGTCCTCGCGTGGGAGGTCTGCGTCCACCTCGGTGACATCGCATCGCGCCGCCAGGGGCAGGGCCAGCGCATAGATCTGTGCGCCACCTATCACCCACGTCTGCTCATCGGTCAGTGCATCGTCAAGGTCGGCTACCACCGTCGCTCCATCGGCCACGTAGTCAGCTTGCCGAGTCACTACGACATTTCTGCGTCCCGGCAGGGGCCGCACCTTCGCCGGCAGCGACTCCCACGTGAGCCGACCCATGACGACGGTGTGGCCCAAGGTGAGTTCCTTGAAGCGCGCCTGATCCTCGGGCAGCCGCCAGGGGATGCCGTTGTCGCGACCGATGATGCCGGAGGTGGACTGCGCCCAGATCAGTCCAAGGCTCACACCGCCACCGGAGCCTTGATCCCCGGATGCGGGTCATAGTTGACGATCGCCACGTCCTCGTAGACGTAGTCGAAGATCGAATCACGCGGTGCGAGAACAAGTTCCGGGTATGGACGCGGATCCCGGCTGAGCTGGAGCGTGACCTGCTCCACGTGGTTGTCATAGATGTGGCAGTCGCCGCCGGTCCAGACGAACTCGCCCACCTCCAGCCCCGCCTGCGCAGCCATCATGTGGGTCAGCAGCGCATAGCTGGCGATGTTGAAGGGCACGCCGAGGAAGAGGTCGGCGCTGCGCTGATACAGCTGGCAGGAGAGCTTGCCGTCGGCGACGTAGAACTGGAACAACGCATGGCACGGCGGCAGCGCCATCTGCGGGATCTCGCCGACGTTCCACGCCGAGACGATGTTGCGCCGCGAATCGGGGTCGCGCTGCAGCAGCTCCAGCGATGCACTGATCTGATCGATGTGCTCGCCCGACGGTGTCGGCCAGGATCGCCACTGCACACCGTAGACGGGGCCGAGATCGCCTGTCGCACTGGCCCATTCGTCCCAGATTGTGACGCCGTGCTCATGCAGCCAGGCGATGTTGGAGTCACCGCGCAGGAACCACAGCAGTTCATAGACCACCGACTTGGTGTGCACCTTCTTGGTGGTGAGCAACGGGAAGCCGGCGGTGAGGTCGTAGCGGATCTGGTGACCGAACAGACTGCGGGTACCGGTGCCGGTGCGATCCGCCTTCGGCGTCCCGGTCTCGAGTACCAGCCGTAACAGGTCCTCGTAGGGCGTGAGGATGGGCACCGGATCAGCTTACGTCGAGGGTCCGTCGAATCGTCGCCAGACACCGTCCGCGCATCGCGCCTCAGGGCATGGGAGTAGAACGGATGCCATGCCGACGATGACCGACACCATCACGACAACCGATGGATCCTGCCCCGTCACGGTGGCCACCCCCGAGGGCGACGGCCCGTGGCCGGGCGTGGTGATGTACCCCGACGCCGGTGGGGCGCGCCAGACATTCACCGAGATGGCGCAGCGACTCTCCGATCTCGGCTACGTGGTGCTGGTGCCCGACGTCTACTACCGCGACCCGGGTTGGGCGCCCTTCGAGATGACGACGGTGTTCAGCGACGCCGGTGAGCGCACGCGCCTGTTCGGGATGATCTCCAAGGTCACACCCGAGATCATGGCCGCGGACGCGGCGGCGTTCTTCGACTACCTGCAGGGCAGGCCCGATGTCAGCGGCACCGCGTTCGGCACAACCGGTTACTGCATGGGCGGGCGCACGTCTCTCGTGGTGGCGGGCCGGGTACCCGCGCGGGTGGCCGCCGCGATGTCGTTCCACGGCGGCGGCCTGGCCTCCGACGACGCCGGCAGCCCGCACCTGCTCGCCGACGTCATCCGTGCGACGGTCTACGTCGGCGGCGCCAAGGATGACGCGTCATTCACCCCCGAACAGGCCGAGACGTTGGACAAGGCGCTGACCGCCGCCGGCGTCGAGCACACCATCGAGATCTACGACGCGGGACACGGCTTCGCCGTACCCGACAACGGGCCCTTC from Mycolicibacterium sp. YH-1 harbors:
- a CDS encoding SLC13 family permease, with translation MTTVQLVSIGILLVTLAVATLRGVHIGALALAVALGVGLTLGAESTKEVMAGFPVDLMLLLLGITYLVAIARVNGTLDRLVDWAVRRTGTRKVLLPWVMFALALAIAALGNPLAAMIVIPIAMLLAEQNGRDPVVMGLGAINGSLAGCFAPTSLYGVLSVNIGEMAGVELNPFAQFAFVLAVVVGLQVGAQFLFRRHRTIEPGDAPASTPPVPGPTDASTHSIGGSGSAPVAVQTRLDTAPGTVSASTAVQRVTMGALSLLIVVVVLAPALGYAVNIGAVALSLGIVIALLFPKETRPAIGDIDWSTILLVGGVVTYVGILQRMGAVDSLGNVAVSIPSALVAAFAVCVIAAVISAFASTTALFPALIPLALPMVATGNLSAAGLIIAIGASATLVDASPFSTSGAIMVASSPPEEHTRVFKMLLRWGLSMAVIGPLVTCGLLLVPGYF
- a CDS encoding nucleoside deaminase; protein product: MTSSMATPAIASRLLDVIDQDILPLTERGVSEGNKVFGAAILRKSDLSLVLAGTNDETVNPLLHGEVNTLNQFYLLPDRPPTTELLFVTTHEPCTLCMSAITWAGFDNFYYFYSHEDSRDAFAIPHDLVILKELFGLDPGGYRRVNAFWTAYSITALADAEPEPLRGQLRAHAQHIRERYQALSDRYQESKGEHDIPLS
- a CDS encoding SDR family NAD(P)-dependent oxidoreductase — encoded protein: MNAAVATSENDRVYVVTGAGSGIGRATVQLLHSEGRRVVLADTDYASIKALAADLNDSRGASACAVEHDVTRADSWSALCQQVAEFGTIYGLVNNAGITRDKSMLSMAEDQFSAVIDVHLRGSWLGCKSVVPAMRTGGGGSIVNISSSNRHGAFGQTNYSAAKAGVVGLTNAVAVEQAKYGIRCNAVAPGAINTPMIGDVPEHVKARWMESIALGRLGEPSEIASAITFLLSDAASYVTAALLDVTGGEQHL
- a CDS encoding TetR/AcrR family transcriptional regulator, giving the protein MPKIVDHEQRRADLADAVLRVIATRGDTAAVTNKDVAKEAGCSTGLLAHYFSNQHDLLIAALRRAAHLQGKILKRLESEPAADELQRLQRVLESVLPLDDERLALNRIFLYFYAEAVADDVTRREVAGYLANWRRTVRRMVVDAQATGSLPEIDPDQLAVHLVGLSDGVALHAMLDPEVLALVSIDPGLVPRWLAATWQLNRTATA
- a CDS encoding enoyl-CoA hydratase-related protein; its protein translation is MTDTPSTQQPVLTAREGAILNVTFNRPERLNAATPEMEAAIVRACDVANSDETIRIVTFSGATGSRASFMAGADLSTFSGVDSAESVQEIEEHAEHTLAAIEGLRVPAVAILDGPVIGQGALIASCCDVLLAGPDVLFGFPIARTVGNCLGIRNLSRMTDLVGIPATKTMIMRAKLFNSAELAQTGALSAIADSHAALREMARTVAEEMAGLAPLTLSYTKLSLARMREPGATNDDLVVQSYLSRDAGEAAAAFLEKRPAQWLGR
- a CDS encoding CaiB/BaiF CoA-transferase family protein yields the protein MQPNASALQGLKVLEVGNYIAGPYCGTLLADLGATVTKIEDPHDGDVVRGFAPMNEAVSESSAFVTLNRNKRSIALDLKSERGREIFMTLARHADIVIENIRPGAMKRLGLDYETLSEHNAGLIYLSASGWGQDGPLSANAGLDIMAQARSGLMSVTGTPDGDPVKVGVPVCDIGCAMYGAIAVLAAVNHRHQTGEGQRIDVSLFESGVSYAIWEFARYNASGEIPMRRGSAHQTAAPYQAIRAADGWFTLGAATPKTWLAFCAAFEFEWMLDDERFATNTARMDNRVELIELIEARTLGNTRAHWLQILDAAGVPAAPINDYSQVFSDEHLLARDFFWESEHSSGGKVLQVGSPMRLSKTPAVRHSAGPVLGQNTAEALDELGYSPADIAELSANGVIAVSGSMRND
- a CDS encoding acetyl-CoA C-acetyltransferase, which translates into the protein MPDAVIVSATRSPIGRAVKGSLRDIRPDDLTAQIVKAALDRIPALDPRDIDDLMLGCGNPGGEQGFNIGRNVAIQLGYDFLPGTTITRYCASSLQTTRMAMNAIVAGDGEVFISAGVETISRYFKGESDSLPDTQNPLFDTAQERSRRLAEGGERWTDPREAGRLPDPYIDMGQTAENVAQITGITREDQDQWAVRSQNLAESATAQGFFDREISPVTLPDGTLVRTDDSPRHGTTYEAVSRLKPVFRPDGTVTAGNACPLNDGAAALVVMSDAKARELGLTPLARIVATGVSGLSPEIMGLGPIESTRRALTRAGMTVADIDLFEINEAFAVQVLASARELTIDEDKLNVSGGAIALGHPFGMTGARITATLINNLQTHDGQFGVETMCVGGGQGMAMIIERLS
- a CDS encoding acyl-CoA synthetase, encoding MTSPLLRSLTGATDSDTAAVTVGGVGLSREDLIGSATAFADRIAGAEVAAIDAKPNLSTIVAVVACLLADVVAVPVPPDAGHHELDHIVSDSGARLWIGDETPAVSIPALSVDVGARSSTTYPEADPSRTALIIYTSGTTGAPKGAVLSRSALASSLDGLADAWQWSEDDTLVHGLPLFHVHGLVLGVIGALRIGSPLIHTVRPKPQSYAAANGSLYFGVPTVWSRVCADPSAARQLRNARLLISGSAPLPVPTFTELTALTGSAPIERYGMTETIITVSTRHDGDRRPGWVGEPLRGVQTRLRAESGELVPSDGMTLGELEVSGPTLFDEYLNAPLKTESVMTEDGWFRTGDIAVVDPAGYHRIVGRASVDMIKSGGYRIGAGEVEHALLSFPGIREAAVVGVPDDDLGQRIVAYLVGDVRAGDAISDHVAQVLSVHKRPREIRVVDALPRNAMGKVQKKVLLEGLL